The DNA window GATTGGAGACCATGAGGCCAATAGACGGGGCTTTCGAGGCGAACGTAAACGGCAGCGCCACAAGAGCGGGAATTGCGGCGGATTCGCCGCCAGAAGATGGTCGGGACTTTGTTATCCAGTATCGGAACGTGCTCAAAGCCAAACCATTTTCGCGGCAGTATCGGGTCTTACCGAGGCCACTCTCCCGCCATTGCTGGACATGCGCCATCCAGCGAGCCGCGCGATTCTGTGCAAACTGAGTTTTCATGAAGACCTCCTTGAATTGGAGGCCCATTATCTCACATGAAAAATTTATGGATAGATGCGGACCTGTGAGCGCTTACTTTTTTTGTGCTCTTTCTCTTACAGGGTCTTTGCGTCTTCTTCCACCTGCTCGATCATCTTGCGCCGTTCTTCAAGTATCCGTTTCGTAAGCTCAGGATCGTGAAGGGCCAGAATCTGGGCGGCCAGCCAGGCCGCATTGCGTGCTCCGACCTTGTCCAGAGCCAGCGTGCCAACAGGAAATACGGGGGGCATCTGAACTGTGGCCAGCAGCGCATCCCAGCCTCCCAGCGAGGAGGCGGAAATTGGTATCCCAAGGACCGGGCGTATCGTTTTGGCCGCCACAGCTCCAGCCAGATGTGCGGCAAGGCCGGCAGCGCAGATAAAGACCTGCACACCGTCTTCCTCCAGTTCCTTGATCAGGCGGGAGGTGCGCTCTGGAGTACGATGCGCTGACGTGATGGTGAAGGTGCAGGAAATCCCCAGTTTTTGCAGAACATCCGCGCAAGGACGCACTGTGCTCTCGTCGGACTTGCTTCCCA is part of the Desulfomicrobium apsheronum genome and encodes:
- the tnpA gene encoding IS66 family insertion sequence element accessory protein TnpA, with product MKTQFAQNRAARWMAHVQQWRESGLGKTRYCRENGLALSTFRYWITKSRPSSGGESAAIPALVALPFTFASKAPSIGLMVSN
- the purE gene encoding 5-(carboxyamino)imidazole ribonucleotide mutase, with the translated sequence MPQVAIFMGSKSDESTVRPCADVLQKLGISCTFTITSAHRTPERTSRLIKELEEDGVQVFICAAGLAAHLAGAVAAKTIRPVLGIPISASSLGGWDALLATVQMPPVFPVGTLALDKVGARNAAWLAAQILALHDPELTKRILEERRKMIEQVEEDAKTL